From Vigna unguiculata cultivar IT97K-499-35 chromosome 5, ASM411807v1, whole genome shotgun sequence, the proteins below share one genomic window:
- the LOC114183791 gene encoding myb-related protein 2, whose product MYPHHQHQGKNIHSSSRMPIPSERHMFLQTGNGSGDSGLVLSTDAKPRLKWTADLHARFIEAVNQLGGADKATPKTVMKLMGIPGLTLYHLKSHLQKYRLSKNLHGQSNNVTHKMTTSATTGERLSETSGTHMNKLSLGPQANKDLHISEALQMQIEVQRRLNEQLEVQRHLQLRIEAQGKYLQSVLEKAQETLGRQNLGIVGLETAKVQLSELVSKVSSQCLNSAFSELKELQGFCPQQTHTNQPNDCSVDSCLTSCDRSQKEQEIQNGFRHFSSHVFMEQREATEAPNNLRNRELNWCDDGKKNTFLAPLSRNEERRNFAAETGPGNLSMSIGLERETENRSSMYPENLITENQSEGEFQHRNRIKTETMKPVDEKVSQDYRMPASYFVAARLDLNNHGDNEAATTCKQLDLNRFSWS is encoded by the exons ATGTACCCTCATCACCAACACCAAGGAAAAAACATTCATTCTTCTTCCAGAATGCCAATCCCTTCTGAGAGGCACATGTTCCTTCAAACAGGAAATGGGTCTGGAGATTCTGGACTTGTGCTTTCAACTGATGCTAAACCAAGATTAAAATGGACAGCAGATCTTCATGCCAGATTTATAGAAGCAGTCAATCAGTTAGGAGGAGCTGACA AAGCAACTCCAAAAACAGTAATGAAACTCATGGGAATTCCAGGGCTTACCTTATACCATTTAAAGAGCCATCTTCAG AAGTATAGATTGAGCAAGAATCTGCATGGACAAAGCAACAACGTGACACACAAAATGA CAACAAGTGCAACAACTGGGGAGAGACTTTCTGAAACCAGTGGGACTCACATGAACAAATTAAGCCTTGGACCGCAGGCTAACAA AGATCTGCATATAAGCGAGGCACTGCAGATGCAGATTGAGGTGCAGAGAAGACTCAATGAACAACTTGAG GTACAAAGACACTTGCAGCTTAGGATTGAGGCACAAGGAAAATACCTTCAGTCTGTGTTGGAGAAAGCACAAGAGACTCTTGGGAGACAAAATTTGGGAATAGTGGGACTTGAAACTGCAAAAGTTCAACTGTCAGAGCTGGTGTCAAAAGTGTCATCTCAGTGCCTTAACTCAGCATTCTCAGAGCTGAAGGAATTGCAAGGATTTTGCCCTCAGCAAACACACACCAACCAGCCAAACGATTGCTCAGTGGACAGTTGCCTCACATCCTGTGACAGATCACAGAAGGAGCAAGAGATTCAAAATGGCTTCAGACACTTCAGCAGCCATGTGTTCATGGAACAAAGGGAAGCCACAGAAGCTCCCAACAACCTTAGGAACCGTGAACTCAATTGGTGTGATGATGGGAAAAAGAACACCTTCCTTGCCCCATTGAGCAGgaatgaagaaagaagaaactTTGCCGCTGAAACCGGTCCTGGCAACTTATCCATGTCCATTGGACTTGAAAGAGAAACAGAAAACAGAAGCAGCATGTATCCTGAAAACCTAATCACAGAAAACCAATCAGAAGGTGAGTTCCAGCACCGGAACAGAATCAAGACAGAAACAATGAAACCAGTAGATGAAAAAGTTTCTCAAGATTATAGGATGCCAGCTTCTTACTTTGTAGCAGCAAGATTGGACCTAAACAACCACGGAGACAATGAAGCTGCAACCACTTGTAAACAACTGGACTTGAATAGATTCAGTTGGAGCTGA
- the LOC114183893 gene encoding uncharacterized protein LOC114183893 — MQHSDNNMEASKLSNSTQNIRCHHCAGPLSNRMETSHWTVSPLIRDSFSMIGSAVGGTASAFYGFNLVMPIVQRRIKGPMWLHFFIGAPPVIVFSSACAGLAGGAVPAVAQLFSSSYHAAYSSPPSKNENIQKSIK; from the exons ATGCAGCACAGTGATAATAACATGGAAGCCTCCAAACTCAGTAACAGTACTCAAAATATTCGATGCCATCACTGCGCAGGACCCCTTTCAAACCGCATG GAAACTAGTCACTGGACCGTTTCGCCTCTCATCAGGGATAGCTTCTCCATG ATTGGTTCTGCCGTTGGCGGCACGGCGAGTGCATTTTATGGATTCAATCTTG TTATGCCAATTGTCCAGAGAAGAATAAAAGGACCCATGTGGTTGCATTTTTTCATTGGT GCACCCCCTGTGATAGTATTCTCTTCAGCATGCGCGGGACTGGCAG GTGGTGCTGTTCCAGCTGTGGCACAACTTTTTTCCTCCTCTTATCATGCAGCATACTCATCTCCGCCATCAAAGAATGAAAATATTCAAAAGTCAATAAAATGA